The Mercenaria mercenaria strain notata chromosome 10, MADL_Memer_1, whole genome shotgun sequence genome contains a region encoding:
- the LOC123561159 gene encoding nucleoprotein TPR-like yields the protein MSAAAALLLFFLVVAANRGLVQCCLRSGPSHEDVDTLRQDIATLRRNLKHLEIQHENLVDETRRTKSQSQYSELDTGVPSADFTEQLEALKITVDELLLKQNQLMQLVETIEPKKQKVMIDRLEKQLDDKINEMTKNLEQMEQKSNKQQGEYRDTFKKMDESVKVKMKELLTTLKDVEDTSQRNFSLVQESLENLNAVVNKDIKQKVEEFSEHISTIRTAKDEIDAILSQVQHDVHRIVPNTFNKEALIMAIMIVVVIVFILGLCLYRVNQKVEEMKKFP from the exons ATGTCTGCTGCAGCTGCGttatt GTTATTCTTCCTGGTTGTAGCTGCAAACCGTGGTCTAGTCCAGTGTTGTCTTCGATCTGGTCCTTCACATGAAGACGTCGACACATTGCGACAAGATATTGCTACACTTAGAAGGAATCTGAAACACTTAGAAATTCAGCACGAAAATCTCGTGGATGAAACAAGAAGGACAAAAAGTCAGTCACAGTATTCTGAGTTAGACACAGGAGTACCGTCTGCGGATTTTACGGAGCAACTCGAAGCTCTTAAAATTACTGTAGATGAACTTTTACTGAAACAAAATCAACTCATGCAATTAGTCGAAACGATAGAGCCAAAGAAGCAGAAAGTCATGATTGACCGTCTTGAAAAGCAACTTGATGATAAAATTAACGAAATGACAAAAAATCTGGAACAGATGGAACAAAAGTCAAACAAACAACAAGGCGAATATAGGGATACATTTAAGAAAATGGACGAATCTGTAAAAGTCAAAATGAAAGAGCTTCTTACAACTTTGAAAGATGTAGAAGACACATCCCAAAGAAATTTCAGTCTAGTCCAAGAATCACTGGAGAACTTGAATGCAGTTGTCAacaaagatataaaacaaaaGGTTGAAGAATTCAGTGAGCACATTTCTACAATTAGAACTGCGAAGGATGAAATTGATGCAATATTATCTCAAGTCCAGCATGATGTTCACAGAATTGTTCCGAATACGTTCAATAAAG AAGCGCTGATAATGGCCATCATGATAGTTGTTGTTATAGTGTTCATCCTGGGGCTGTGCTTATACAGAGTGAATCAGAAAGTGGAAGAAATGAAGAAATTCCCATAG
- the LOC123561157 gene encoding uncharacterized protein LOC123561157 isoform X2 gives MTDTGDINEMEAETTEHEEIRRENEQLLEEIAGLCNRRDKTDVEKILLLGKIGAGKSSIINTIIKALSGKYIPKAKVGKGSTQSKTFTLERYTSCGVNAEDTGNVEELHIAEEILPHLPTIFDVAGKDNIDNEDLQEILELLIGGHIPPGTSIEYLEELQKEHKVGSLKETIFKKSRPEW, from the exons atgacAGACACGGGGGACATCAATGAAATGGAAGCTGAGACTACTGAACATGAGGAAATACGGCGGGAAAACGAACAACTGTTAGAAGAGATAGCTGGATTGTGTAACAGAAGGGACAAAACTGATGTAGAGAAAATACTGCTGCTTGGAAAGATTGGGGCTGGCAAGAGTTCAATTATTAACACAATAATTAAGGCCCTGTCTGGGAAGTACATACCTAAGGCTAAAGTAGGAAAGGGTTCAACACAGTCAAAAACATTTACTTTGGAGAG ATACACAAGTTGTGGCGTGAACGCGGAAGATACAGGCAATGTAGAAGAGCTACATATTGCGGAGGAAATATTGCCCCATCTGCCTACCATATTTGACGTTGCGGGAAAGGATAACATCGACAATGAGGATTTGCAGGAAATTCTAGAACTTCTTATCGGag GTCATATTCCACCGGGAACCAGCATAGAATACCTGGAAGAACTACAGAAGGAACACAAAGTTGGCTCTTTAAAGGAGACAATATTTAAGAAGAGCAGACCCGAATGGTAA
- the LOC123561157 gene encoding uncharacterized protein LOC123561157 isoform X1 codes for MTTEVYDHLANTSDSWYCTGFGNPNHSTVLYDIPTSMAYSVGSIYSSDSDKTCSTPSHTSAARLSDLHFDSTMSSIGSPTAASSPKPTTPSNHNNKKHFCIVTVNFQSIRKKGKDIVILVETISPDVIIGTETWLSSDISSSEFFNPSLGYNVYRNDRKSDAHGGVIIAVKNNLEFTNVTSGSNIEFIQLPKKKQMVIGAYYRPPDRVDDQYILKTYEEISALRSTHKKAVFIVSGDFNVPDIQWADNINIITGRIYPHRVSQRFLDLSHDLSLEQMVDFSTWNENTLDLVLTSHPAFMTRCKPPPPIGVRSDHDIVLFNTTHEVTRSRHPRRKILLWKKINQDNIKRACFDLCTSFLDRHFTTLDDMWSTFKTGLLGIIETHVPTKTSSSRFTHP; via the coding sequence ATGACCACAGAAGTCTATGATCACCTCGCTAACACATCTGATTCATGGTACTGCACAGGTTTTGGAAACCCAAACCATTCAACTGTACTCTATGATATACCGACCTCTATGGCTTATAGTGTTGGTAGCATATACTCATCAGACAGCGACAAGACATGTTCTACTCCTAGCCATACCTCTGCAGCCAGACTAAGCGATTTACACTTTGACTCAACTATGTCATCCATCGGCAGTCCAACAGCAGCATCCTCACCCAAGCCTACCACGCCTAGCAATCATAACAACAAGAAACACTTTTGTATCGTTACAGTCAACTTCCAGAGCATACGTAAAAAGGGCAAGGACATTGTTATCCTTGTGGAGACCATTTCTCCCGACGTAATCATAGGCACGGAAACCTGGTTGAGTAGCGACATCAGCTCATCAGAATTTTTCAATCCCTCTTTGGGATACAACGTGTACAGGAACGACCGGAAATCAGATGCACACGGTGGCGTAATTATAGCTGTGAAGAACAACCTAGAGTTTACGAACGTTACCTCTGGTAGTAACATCGAATTTATCCAGCTACCTAAGAAAAAGCAAATGGTCATCGGAGCTTATTACAGGCCTCCAGATAGAGTTGACGACCAGTATATTCTCAAAACCTATGAGGAGATTTCTGCACTGAGGTCTACTCACAAGAAGGCTGTGTTCATTGTGTCTGGTGACTTCAACGTCCCGGACATCCAGTGGGCAGACAACATCAACATCATCACTGGCAGAATTTACCCACACAGAGTCAGTCAGCGCTTCCTGGATCTGTCACATGACCTTTCCCTTGAACAGATGGTAGACTTCTCCACTTGGAATGAGAATACCCTTGATCTGGTCTTAACTTCCCATCCAGCCTTCATGACACGCTGTAAACCCCCACCACCAATTGGCGTTAGAAGTGATCACGATATAGTTCTTTTCAATACAACGCATGAAGTTACCCGTTCAAGACATCCTAGACGAAAGATACTCCTCTGGAAAAAGATAAACCAAGACAACATCAAGCGAGCATGTTTTGACCTATGTACATCATTCTTGGACCGCCACTTTACAACTTTGGATGACATGTGGTCCACCTTCAAGACCGGACTGCTTGGCATCATTGAGACGCATGTCCCAACAAAGACCAGTTCTTCACGATTTACGCATCCTTAG